In Phaeobacter piscinae, one genomic interval encodes:
- a CDS encoding MFS transporter: MTDSLPLPDDRIAKRNVVILVLAQAFLGAQMPMIFTIGGLAGQSLASNACFATLPISLIVAGSMLAATPISAIMQRYGRKAGFFVGAAGGTLGGVIGAYGLYLGSFPIFLLGSFLTGIYMSAQGFYRFAATDTASDAFRPKAISYVMAGGLLSAIIGPQIVKATSQAFVIPFLGTYMAVVAVNVLGAILFLFLKIPKPPVPSEDAPKGRSRLELLRTPTIAVAVICAMVSYALMNLVMTSTPLAVVGCGFSEGSAADVVTAHVLAMYVPSFFTGHLIARFGVEKIVGAGLVILAAAGAVALQGVDLENFFVALVLLGIGWNFGFIGATTMLAGAHESYERGRMQGLNDLLVFGGVTFASLASGGLMNCSGGSPVEGWTAVNMAMAPFLVLAGGALLWLMLKPRTLRKA; encoded by the coding sequence CCTCCCCGACGACCGCATCGCCAAACGCAATGTTGTCATTCTCGTGCTTGCGCAGGCCTTTCTGGGTGCGCAGATGCCGATGATTTTCACCATTGGTGGTCTCGCAGGTCAATCGCTTGCCAGCAATGCCTGTTTCGCGACGCTGCCGATTTCTCTGATCGTCGCCGGTTCCATGCTGGCAGCAACGCCGATCTCTGCGATCATGCAGCGGTACGGGCGCAAGGCGGGCTTCTTTGTGGGCGCCGCTGGCGGCACACTTGGCGGTGTCATTGGGGCATATGGGCTTTACCTTGGCTCTTTCCCCATCTTCCTGCTGGGCAGCTTCCTCACCGGTATCTATATGAGCGCGCAGGGCTTTTACCGCTTTGCCGCAACGGACACGGCGTCCGATGCGTTTCGGCCCAAGGCGATTTCTTATGTGATGGCGGGCGGGTTGCTCTCGGCCATCATTGGCCCGCAAATCGTCAAGGCGACCAGCCAGGCCTTTGTGATCCCCTTCCTCGGCACTTATATGGCTGTGGTTGCAGTGAACGTCCTGGGCGCAATCCTGTTCTTGTTCCTCAAAATCCCCAAACCCCCTGTCCCCAGCGAAGACGCCCCCAAGGGGCGCAGCCGTCTGGAGCTGCTGCGCACGCCCACCATCGCCGTGGCGGTGATCTGCGCCATGGTGTCCTACGCGCTGATGAACCTGGTGATGACCTCAACCCCGCTGGCGGTTGTTGGCTGTGGCTTTAGTGAAGGCAGCGCCGCCGATGTAGTGACCGCCCACGTGTTGGCAATGTATGTGCCGTCCTTCTTTACCGGTCATCTGATCGCGCGGTTTGGCGTGGAAAAGATTGTCGGCGCTGGCCTTGTGATCCTTGCCGCAGCCGGGGCTGTCGCGCTGCAAGGCGTTGATCTGGAGAATTTCTTTGTCGCGCTGGTCCTGCTGGGCATTGGCTGGAACTTTGGCTTCATCGGGGCGACAACCATGTTGGCGGGCGCACATGAGAGCTATGAGCGCGGCCGGATGCAGGGGTTGAACGACCTCTTGGTGTTTGGCGGCGTGACCTTCGCCTCGCTCGCCTCTGGTGGTCTGATGAACTGTTCCGGCGGCAGTCCGGTCGAAGGCTGGACCGCTGTGAACATGGCCATGGCGCCCTTCCTGGTGCTGGCGGGCGGAGCTTTGCTGTGGCTGATGCTGAAGCCGCGGACTCTGCGCAAGGCCTGA
- a CDS encoding squalene/phytoene synthase family protein, with the protein MIPFDDDLTACADLVQKGDPDRFATVMAAPVEARAPLFAIYAFNLELARAPWASTEAMIAEMRVQWWRDVGEEIAAGGPVRRHFVATPLAKVLTPKLARHIDAMAEARRWDIYRDPFEDEAALADHIDKTTGSLMWMAAATLGASDEALVRRFAYGVGVANWLRAIPKLVAEKRIPLLDGTPSGISALAETGLEAIEEARGQRAKLTKSALPALLPGWQAAAILRQAVEEPQRVAEGTLGTSEFRRRASLIYRVSTGRW; encoded by the coding sequence ATGATCCCGTTTGATGATGATCTGACCGCCTGCGCCGATCTGGTGCAGAAAGGCGATCCCGACCGCTTTGCCACGGTGATGGCCGCACCGGTCGAGGCACGCGCGCCGCTGTTTGCGATCTATGCGTTTAATCTGGAATTGGCGCGCGCGCCTTGGGCCTCGACCGAGGCGATGATTGCGGAGATGCGCGTGCAGTGGTGGCGTGATGTCGGGGAGGAAATCGCCGCAGGCGGCCCGGTGCGTCGGCATTTTGTGGCAACACCGCTGGCCAAGGTCCTGACGCCGAAGCTGGCGAGGCATATTGATGCCATGGCAGAGGCGCGCCGCTGGGATATCTACCGTGATCCGTTTGAAGATGAGGCGGCGCTGGCCGATCACATCGACAAGACGACGGGGTCGCTCATGTGGATGGCGGCCGCAACACTGGGCGCATCGGACGAGGCGCTGGTGCGCCGGTTCGCCTATGGGGTTGGGGTTGCCAATTGGCTGCGCGCGATCCCGAAACTGGTCGCCGAAAAGCGTATTCCCCTGCTGGACGGCACGCCGTCAGGCATAAGTGCACTGGCAGAAACCGGGCTGGAGGCGATAGAGGAGGCGCGCGGGCAACGCGCCAAACTCACCAAATCCGCGCTGCCGGCACTGCTTCCCGGCTGGCAGGCCGCTGCGATCCTGCGGCAGGCCGTGGAGGAACCGCAGCGCGTGGCCGAGGGTACATTGGGCACCAGCGAGTTTCGCCGCCGCGCCAGCCTGATCTACCGGGTGTCAACCGGACGCTGGTAA
- the cimA gene encoding citramalate synthase, translating into MTKERLYLYDTTLRDGQQTQGVQFSTTEKVQIATALDGLGVDYIEGGWPGANPTDSGFFDAAPQTRATMTAFGMTKRAGRSAENDDVLAAVMNAGTGAVCLVGKSHDYHVTHALGITLEENLDNIRASIAHLVAQGREALFDAEHFFDGYKDNPDYALAACRAALEAGARWVVLCDTNGGTLPGDVGRIVSEVIAAGLPGDHLGIHTHNDTENAVACSLAAVDAGARQIQGTLNGLGERCGNANLTTLIPTLLLKPPYVDQFDIGVSREGLSTLTALSRMLDEILNRVPTKQAAYVGASAFAHKAGLHASAILKDPSTYEHIDPALVGNARIIPMSNQAGQSNLRRRLSEAGLRVENGDPALARILERIKTREAEGYSYDTAQASFEILAREELGQLPSFFEVKRYKVTVERRKNKYDRMVSLSEAVVVVKVDGQKLLSVSESLDETGSDRGPVNALAKALTKDLGQYSKALDDMRLVDFKVRITQGGTEAVTRVIIDSEDGKGRRWSTVGVSANIIDASFEALLDAIRWKLLRDTDAAGGAA; encoded by the coding sequence ATGACCAAAGAACGTCTTTACCTCTACGACACCACGCTGCGCGATGGGCAGCAGACCCAGGGTGTGCAGTTCTCGACCACAGAGAAGGTGCAGATTGCCACGGCGCTGGACGGGCTGGGGGTAGACTACATCGAAGGGGGCTGGCCCGGCGCCAATCCGACTGACAGCGGGTTCTTTGATGCGGCCCCGCAGACGCGCGCGACCATGACCGCCTTTGGCATGACCAAACGGGCCGGGCGGTCCGCGGAAAACGACGATGTTCTGGCGGCGGTGATGAATGCCGGCACCGGGGCGGTCTGTCTGGTGGGCAAAAGCCATGATTATCACGTGACCCATGCGCTGGGGATCACGCTTGAGGAGAACCTCGACAATATCCGCGCCTCCATCGCGCATCTTGTGGCGCAGGGGCGCGAGGCGCTGTTTGACGCCGAACATTTCTTTGACGGCTATAAGGACAACCCGGATTACGCGCTGGCAGCATGCCGCGCCGCGCTTGAGGCGGGCGCGCGCTGGGTGGTGCTGTGTGATACCAATGGTGGCACCTTGCCCGGTGACGTCGGGCGGATCGTGTCGGAGGTGATCGCGGCGGGGCTGCCGGGGGATCATTTGGGCATTCACACCCATAACGACACCGAAAACGCGGTGGCCTGTTCGCTGGCCGCGGTGGATGCAGGTGCGCGGCAGATCCAGGGCACACTGAACGGTCTGGGGGAGCGCTGCGGCAATGCCAATCTGACCACGCTGATCCCGACGTTGCTGTTGAAACCCCCCTACGTGGACCAGTTTGACATCGGTGTCAGTCGCGAGGGGTTGAGCACGCTGACCGCGCTCAGCCGGATGCTGGATGAGATTCTGAACCGGGTCCCGACTAAACAGGCCGCTTATGTTGGGGCCTCCGCCTTTGCCCATAAGGCCGGGCTGCATGCCAGCGCGATCCTCAAGGATCCGAGTACCTATGAACATATTGACCCGGCATTGGTGGGCAATGCGCGTATCATACCGATGTCCAATCAGGCCGGGCAGTCCAATCTGCGCCGTCGCCTGTCGGAGGCCGGTCTGCGCGTTGAGAACGGCGATCCGGCGCTGGCGCGTATTCTGGAACGGATCAAGACCCGTGAGGCCGAGGGCTATTCCTATGACACCGCGCAGGCCTCGTTCGAGATTTTGGCCCGTGAGGAGCTGGGGCAGCTTCCAAGCTTCTTTGAGGTGAAGCGCTATAAGGTCACGGTGGAGCGGCGAAAGAACAAGTATGACCGGATGGTCTCGCTCTCTGAGGCGGTTGTGGTCGTCAAGGTGGATGGCCAAAAGCTGCTGTCGGTGAGTGAATCGCTGGACGAGACCGGTAGCGACCGGGGGCCGGTGAACGCGCTGGCCAAGGCGCTGACGAAGGATCTGGGCCAGTACTCCAAGGCGCTGGATGATATGCGGCTGGTCGATTTCAAGGTGCGCATCACCCAAGGCGGGACCGAGGCGGTGACCCGCGTCATTATCGACAGCGAAGATGGCAAGGGGCGGCGCTGGTCCACCGTGGGCGTCAGCGCCAACATAATCGATGCGTCGTTTGAGGCGCTGCTGGATGCGATCCGCTGGAAACTGTTGCGCGATACCGATGCGGCGGGTGGTGCGGCCTGA
- the cysS gene encoding cysteine--tRNA ligase, protein MTTIKLHNTRTRGKEVLDPLNPDDVRLYLCGPTVYDRAHLGNARPVVVFDVLYRLLRHVYGTDHVTYARNFTDVDDKINATALARKEAGAPGTLEELVQERTEETISWYLADMAELGALEPDHMPRATAYIPQMIAMIEDLIAKGHAYADGAGHVLFSVKSYKDYGALSGRSVDDMIAGARVEVADNKRDPMDFVLWKPSTDELPGWDSPWGRGRPGWHIECSAMSHELFGDSFDIHGGGNDLMFPHHENEIAQSCCAHPEGDFAKIWLHNEMLQVEGKKMSKSLGNFFTVRDLLDQGYPGEVIRFVFLQTHYRKPMDWTDKKAKEAEATLRKWYQLAATALDNEEPYVGLINALSDDLNTAQAIAELHQLSHAGDAASMRASLKFMGLMGADIPTWVAGEEVDLTHYEKSLFEARQAAMETKDFAEVDRLKSALVDAGIEVRMSKAGVELVPGPSFDASKLDAI, encoded by the coding sequence ATGACGACGATCAAGCTGCACAACACCCGCACCCGAGGCAAAGAGGTGCTGGACCCGCTCAATCCCGACGATGTGCGCCTCTATCTCTGCGGACCTACGGTTTATGACCGCGCCCATCTTGGTAATGCGCGTCCTGTGGTGGTGTTTGACGTGCTCTATCGCCTCTTGCGCCACGTCTACGGCACCGATCACGTCACCTATGCGCGTAATTTCACCGATGTGGATGACAAGATCAACGCAACTGCGCTGGCCCGCAAAGAAGCGGGCGCGCCGGGCACGTTGGAAGAGCTGGTACAGGAACGGACCGAAGAAACCATCAGCTGGTATCTGGCGGATATGGCTGAGCTGGGCGCGCTGGAACCGGATCACATGCCGCGCGCAACCGCCTATATTCCGCAGATGATCGCGATGATCGAAGACTTGATTGCCAAGGGCCATGCCTATGCCGATGGCGCGGGACATGTGCTGTTCTCGGTCAAGAGCTACAAGGACTACGGCGCGCTATCCGGCCGGTCGGTGGATGACATGATTGCCGGGGCGCGGGTTGAAGTGGCCGATAACAAACGCGATCCAATGGATTTCGTGCTGTGGAAGCCCTCCACCGATGAGTTGCCGGGCTGGGACAGCCCCTGGGGCCGGGGTCGTCCGGGGTGGCATATCGAATGCTCCGCCATGAGCCATGAGCTGTTTGGCGACAGTTTTGATATTCACGGCGGTGGCAATGACCTGATGTTCCCGCATCACGAGAATGAAATTGCGCAAAGCTGCTGTGCCCATCCTGAGGGCGATTTTGCAAAAATCTGGCTGCACAATGAGATGCTGCAGGTCGAAGGCAAGAAGATGTCCAAGTCTCTGGGCAATTTTTTCACCGTACGCGACCTTTTGGATCAGGGCTATCCGGGGGAGGTCATTCGCTTTGTGTTCCTGCAAACGCATTACCGCAAGCCGATGGATTGGACCGACAAAAAAGCAAAAGAGGCGGAAGCCACTTTGCGCAAGTGGTATCAGCTTGCGGCAACGGCCCTAGACAATGAAGAACCATATGTTGGGCTGATCAATGCACTATCCGATGATCTAAATACCGCTCAAGCGATTGCCGAATTGCATCAGCTTTCTCATGCAGGAGATGCTGCAAGCATGCGGGCTAGTTTGAAGTTCATGGGCCTTATGGGGGCGGACATTCCGACATGGGTTGCAGGTGAGGAAGTTGATTTAACCCACTATGAAAAATCACTTTTTGAGGCGCGCCAGGCGGCTATGGAAACCAAGGATTTTGCGGAAGTTGATCGGTTGAAATCCGCCTTGGTCGATGCCGGCATCGAAGTCCGCATGTCAAAAGCTGGCGTTGAACTGGTGCCCGGCCCGTCGTTTGATGCCAGCAAATTGGACGCGATCTAG
- a CDS encoding outer membrane protein — MTRIVSMAAIAAALSTPAFAGNLEEPVVAPAPAAPPVVVANDGGDWTGAYIGGQIGQLDADTSNGLSGDDVSYGVHAGYNYDFGRFVLGGEIDYDATDVDLGGGAATVDSVMRGKVKAGYDFGPVLAYVTGGVAQVDTSIGDETGEFYGIGVAYRVTDQWTVGGEVLEHDFDNLGSSGISADATTVSLRASYQF, encoded by the coding sequence ATGACTCGTATCGTATCCATGGCCGCTATTGCCGCCGCCCTGAGCACCCCAGCCTTCGCCGGCAACCTGGAAGAGCCTGTCGTAGCCCCAGCCCCTGCCGCTCCGCCAGTTGTGGTTGCCAATGACGGCGGCGACTGGACCGGTGCCTATATCGGTGGCCAAATCGGGCAGCTGGACGCAGATACCAGCAATGGCCTGTCAGGGGATGATGTCTCTTACGGTGTGCACGCTGGCTACAACTATGATTTTGGCCGCTTCGTACTGGGTGGTGAGATTGACTACGACGCCACCGATGTTGATCTTGGCGGCGGTGCCGCCACTGTGGACTCGGTGATGCGCGGCAAGGTGAAGGCCGGGTATGACTTTGGCCCCGTGCTGGCCTATGTGACCGGCGGTGTGGCGCAGGTTGATACCTCTATTGGTGATGAAACCGGTGAATTCTACGGTATCGGCGTGGCCTACCGTGTGACAGATCAATGGACTGTCGGTGGCGAAGTGCTGGAGCATGACTTCGACAATCTGGGCAGCTCTGGCATCAGCGCTGATGCGACCACCGTGTCGCTGCGAGCCTCCTACCAGTTCTGA
- a CDS encoding outer membrane protein yields MMWRRCLRSREGVSARQAAMVGFVTAVLSAAPGFAGDWSGFFLGTSIARVQAVQSERGSVSASGLHLGYDHDFGRVVLGGEVEVDRSGRVRSDLTEEQTRRIKLRAGYDMGETLGYVTIGSARNETATDSDNGAVYGLGLSYSLNRALRVSGEYLHQDASDGAAVRAPSRDILSIRASFQF; encoded by the coding sequence ATGATGTGGCGACGGTGCCTTCGGTCGCGCGAAGGTGTATCCGCTCGTCAGGCGGCGATGGTCGGGTTTGTCACCGCTGTTCTGTCTGCTGCACCTGGTTTTGCCGGCGACTGGAGCGGATTTTTCCTTGGCACCTCAATTGCACGGGTGCAGGCCGTACAATCAGAGCGCGGCTCGGTGAGCGCGTCGGGGCTTCATCTTGGCTATGATCATGATTTCGGCCGCGTAGTGCTGGGTGGGGAGGTTGAGGTCGATCGCAGCGGGCGTGTCCGCTCTGACCTGACTGAGGAGCAGACTCGGCGGATCAAGCTGCGCGCTGGGTACGACATGGGGGAGACGCTGGGATATGTCACCATCGGCTCCGCGCGCAATGAAACCGCCACAGATAGCGACAATGGTGCGGTTTATGGCCTGGGGCTCAGCTACTCGCTCAACCGTGCTCTTCGGGTCAGCGGGGAATACCTGCATCAGGACGCAAGCGATGGTGCGGCCGTTCGGGCCCCATCCCGGGATATCCTGTCGATCCGCGCATCTTTTCAGTTCTGA
- a CDS encoding trimethylamine methyltransferase family protein produces the protein MTDQSNSPRAARSGGRAARRAARAAPLADHLRPIRAGLEGGLYRPLSDAGVARIHQAALDALEQIGLADAPPSGVAYLKAAGCIEGDDGRIRFPRALVEDTIAKANRSVTLFSRDGKNDLELSGSRVHYGTAGAAVHVVDVHGRTYRDSTVQDLHDAARITDQLDNVHFLQRPMVCRDILDNMEMDLNTVYASCSGTLKHIGTSFTEPSHVPPALEMLHMIAGGEGKWRERPFMSNSNCFVVPPMKFATESCEVMELCIKGGMPVLLLSAGMAGATAPSTIAGAIVQAVAECLAGLVYVNAVKPGAPAIFGTWPFGLDLRTGAMSIGSGEQALLTAGCAQMHHYYDLPGGAAAGASDSKLPDMQAGWEQMCSNVMAGLSGCNMVYEAAGMHASLLGFCLESLILSDDMLGQAMRCVRGIEVSEDTVAIDQIAEVCLSGTGHYLGTDATLSRMQQDFVYPTFGDRTSPKEWAELDKPDLIEKAVARKEQILSQASQAQFDPVLDQALRERFNIHLPR, from the coding sequence ATGACAGATCAATCAAACTCCCCTCGTGCGGCCCGCAGCGGTGGCCGCGCTGCCCGCCGTGCTGCCCGTGCAGCCCCCCTTGCCGACCATCTGCGCCCCATCCGGGCCGGGTTGGAGGGCGGGCTTTACCGCCCGCTCAGCGACGCCGGTGTCGCACGCATTCACCAAGCCGCGCTGGATGCCCTGGAGCAGATCGGCCTTGCCGACGCGCCCCCCAGCGGGGTCGCCTATCTGAAAGCTGCGGGCTGTATCGAAGGGGACGATGGCCGCATCCGCTTTCCCCGTGCCTTGGTGGAGGACACGATTGCCAAGGCCAACAGATCAGTCACCCTGTTCAGCCGGGACGGGAAAAACGATCTCGAACTCTCCGGTAGCCGGGTGCATTATGGCACCGCCGGTGCTGCGGTCCATGTGGTTGACGTCCATGGTCGGACATACCGCGATTCAACTGTGCAGGACCTGCACGACGCCGCCCGGATCACCGACCAGCTGGACAATGTCCATTTCCTGCAACGGCCCATGGTGTGTCGCGATATCCTCGACAATATGGAAATGGACCTGAATACGGTCTACGCAAGCTGCTCTGGCACGCTGAAACATATCGGAACATCCTTTACCGAGCCGAGCCATGTGCCGCCGGCTCTGGAGATGCTGCATATGATTGCAGGCGGTGAGGGCAAGTGGCGCGAGCGGCCGTTCATGTCCAATTCCAACTGCTTCGTTGTGCCCCCGATGAAGTTCGCCACCGAAAGCTGCGAGGTGATGGAACTGTGCATCAAGGGCGGCATGCCGGTTCTCCTGTTGTCCGCTGGCATGGCTGGCGCAACCGCCCCGTCAACAATTGCCGGCGCGATTGTGCAGGCGGTGGCCGAATGCCTGGCCGGTCTGGTTTACGTCAACGCCGTCAAACCCGGCGCACCCGCGATTTTTGGCACCTGGCCGTTTGGGCTTGATCTGCGAACCGGGGCGATGTCGATCGGATCTGGCGAACAGGCCCTGCTGACGGCGGGCTGCGCGCAGATGCATCATTATTATGACCTGCCGGGCGGGGCCGCCGCTGGCGCCTCTGACAGCAAACTGCCCGACATGCAGGCCGGATGGGAGCAGATGTGCTCCAACGTGATGGCGGGGCTGTCGGGGTGCAACATGGTGTATGAAGCAGCCGGAATGCATGCCTCACTGCTTGGGTTCTGCCTTGAGTCCCTGATCCTGAGCGACGATATGCTTGGTCAGGCCATGCGCTGCGTGCGCGGGATTGAGGTGAGCGAGGATACCGTCGCCATTGATCAGATCGCTGAAGTCTGCCTTAGCGGTACGGGCCATTATCTGGGTACGGACGCTACGCTGAGCCGGATGCAGCAGGATTTTGTCTACCCGACATTCGGGGATCGCACCTCTCCCAAGGAATGGGCCGAGCTGGACAAACCCGACCTCATAGAAAAGGCCGTGGCCCGCAAGGAACAAATCCTGAGCCAGGCCTCGCAGGCGCAATTCGACCCGGTTCTGGATCAGGCGCTGCGGGAGCGATTTAACATTCACCTGCCCAGATAA
- a CDS encoding glycosyltransferase family 2 protein → MPAITLCIPAYAMGGDGARYLADSFDHLCHQSFSDFDIVVSDQSDDMAVAEVCRDYADRLTITHLWNREGLRQASANVNNAMAHANGEIIKVLFQDDLIIDPNGLAHIHDAMGQGADWCLCGSGVTRDGSSVTRPMRPRLTDRLHFGKNTVSSPSVLAMRRTSAMEFDEALIWLMDVDLYKRLWDAYGDPVVVPDTVIANRMHEGQVSASVSKALRQKELRYMRKKFAKSTSFRGWLEYLRQRLKAI, encoded by the coding sequence ATGCCTGCAATCACCCTCTGCATTCCTGCCTATGCCATGGGCGGGGACGGTGCACGTTATCTGGCGGATTCCTTTGACCATCTCTGCCACCAGAGTTTTAGCGATTTCGATATCGTTGTATCAGATCAATCCGATGACATGGCGGTTGCTGAGGTCTGCCGGGACTATGCCGACCGGCTGACCATCACCCATCTGTGGAACCGCGAGGGGTTGCGACAGGCATCGGCCAATGTGAATAACGCAATGGCCCATGCAAATGGCGAGATTATCAAGGTTCTGTTTCAGGATGATTTGATCATAGATCCCAACGGGTTGGCGCATATACATGATGCAATGGGGCAGGGGGCGGACTGGTGCCTCTGCGGCTCTGGTGTCACGCGGGACGGCAGCAGTGTGACCCGTCCGATGCGTCCCCGCCTGACGGATCGGTTGCATTTTGGCAAGAACACGGTGTCCAGCCCCTCGGTTCTCGCCATGCGCCGGACTTCGGCCATGGAGTTCGACGAAGCCTTGATCTGGCTGATGGATGTGGACCTCTATAAACGTCTGTGGGATGCCTACGGAGATCCCGTGGTGGTGCCAGACACAGTGATCGCCAACCGCATGCACGAAGGCCAGGTCAGCGCCTCTGTCAGCAAGGCGCTACGGCAGAAAGAGCTGCGATACATGCGCAAAAAATTTGCCAAGAGCACCAGTTTTCGTGGCTGGCTGGAATATTTGCGGCAGCGGCTGAAGGCCATCTGA
- a CDS encoding ABC transporter ATP-binding protein, with product MMLLSLKNVTASYGPSQALFGVDLDIGEGEVVALMGRNGMGKSTTIKTICGMLPASEGTLHFAGNDLRKLPSHKIARLGIGLVPEGRRCFAPLTVEENLRAAARPGPWDFAMVADLFPRLAERRDQTASSLSGGEQQMLAIGRALMINPRLLILDEATEGLAPVVRQEIWAAIARLKRDSGLSILVVDKTLRELAAVADRAVIVNKGTTVWTGAMGALTPELKDRYLGV from the coding sequence ATGATGTTGCTATCTCTTAAAAATGTTACTGCATCATATGGACCATCTCAGGCCTTGTTTGGTGTGGATCTGGACATTGGCGAAGGCGAAGTGGTGGCGCTGATGGGGCGCAACGGGATGGGTAAGTCGACCACAATCAAGACCATCTGCGGCATGCTGCCAGCGAGTGAAGGCACGCTGCATTTCGCCGGAAATGACCTGCGCAAGCTGCCCTCACATAAAATCGCGCGCCTGGGCATCGGGTTGGTGCCTGAGGGCCGCCGGTGTTTTGCCCCACTCACGGTCGAAGAAAATCTGAGAGCTGCCGCACGGCCCGGCCCTTGGGATTTTGCCATGGTGGCAGATCTCTTTCCCCGCTTGGCGGAGAGGCGCGATCAGACTGCGTCGTCTTTGTCCGGAGGCGAGCAACAGATGCTCGCCATTGGTCGTGCGTTGATGATCAACCCGCGGCTGCTGATCTTGGATGAGGCCACCGAAGGGTTGGCGCCAGTGGTGCGGCAGGAGATCTGGGCGGCGATTGCGCGACTGAAACGCGACAGTGGCCTGTCGATCCTGGTGGTGGACAAAACGCTGCGGGAACTGGCTGCCGTGGCGGATCGCGCGGTGATTGTGAACAAGGGCACGACGGTTTGGACAGGTGCGATGGGCGCGCTGACGCCCGAACTGAAGGACCGCTATCTGGGCGTTTAG
- a CDS encoding ABC transporter ATP-binding protein: protein MTDLTGAKRVLEVRDLSKSFGALQASKNISLDLRAGEIHALIGPNGAGKSTLIKQISGELRPDNGSVSLLGRPVDDLSRVARARMGLGRTFQISALAMDFTVLQNAVLGALGARGGVFRFLGNVMRDKALVAQAEQALERVGLLSDAKRRTADLSHGQRRQLEVAVALTLQPKLFLMDEPMAGLGAGGSQALTGFLDTLRREAPILLVEHDMDAVFALADRISVLVYGEVIATGTTDEIRNNAEVRRAYLGEEEAV from the coding sequence ATGACTGATCTAACGGGCGCTAAACGGGTCCTGGAGGTCAGGGATCTGAGCAAATCCTTCGGCGCGTTGCAGGCCAGCAAGAACATCTCACTGGATCTGCGCGCTGGTGAAATCCATGCGTTGATCGGCCCCAACGGCGCCGGAAAATCAACCCTTATCAAGCAGATATCCGGCGAACTTCGTCCTGACAACGGATCGGTCTCGCTGCTCGGTCGCCCGGTAGATGACCTGAGCCGCGTCGCACGAGCCCGGATGGGGCTGGGGCGCACCTTTCAGATCTCCGCGCTCGCGATGGATTTCACGGTGTTGCAAAACGCGGTGCTTGGCGCGCTTGGTGCGCGGGGTGGCGTGTTTCGGTTCCTTGGCAATGTGATGCGAGACAAGGCACTGGTGGCGCAGGCGGAACAGGCGTTGGAGCGCGTGGGCCTGCTGAGCGATGCAAAGCGGCGGACCGCTGATCTGTCACATGGTCAACGGCGCCAACTGGAGGTGGCGGTGGCGCTGACGCTGCAGCCGAAACTGTTCTTGATGGATGAGCCGATGGCCGGTCTTGGCGCGGGGGGATCGCAGGCGCTGACCGGGTTTTTGGACACACTGCGCCGCGAGGCACCAATCCTTCTGGTGGAGCATGATATGGACGCGGTCTTTGCCTTGGCGGATCGGATCAGCGTGCTGGTTTATGGCGAGGTCATAGCCACCGGCACCACCGATGAGATCCGCAACAACGCTGAGGTGCGACGCGCCTACTTGGGTGAAGAGGAGGCGGTATGA